Genomic segment of Iocasia fonsfrigidae:
ATATTGGTTATCTGAGAAAAGATGAAGATGATAAATACTTCCTAGGTTTTAAAGGTCTGAATTTTGCCAAAATAATTCTTAATTCTCTAGACGTGAGAAGAGTTGCTTTACCACATTTAAGGGAGCTGGCTGAGGATTTAAAACTTAATGTAAGTCTTGGAATATTAGGGAAAAGTGAGGCCATCTATATTGTTCGAATTCCCAGTCCGGAAATCCCTGATACCAATTTTCATGTTGGACGGCGGGTACCACTTCATTGTACAGGATTAGGTAAGGTACTATTAGCCTATCAGAAAGAAGAAGTTAAAAATTCAATCATTGAAAATATAGAGATAAAAAAACTAACCCAAAATACTATTGCCACTAAAGATGAATTAAAAAGCAACTTAGAAGAAGTTCGAAAGAATGGTTATGCTTTTGATGAAGAAGAATTCATGGAAAACACGAGTTGTCTGGCAATGCCTATCTGGAATAATTCAGGAGAGATAGAAGCAAGTATTAGTGTTTCCAATAGGAAGTTATTCAGGAAACAGAAAATGAATTTAGAGGAGAATTTAGAGCGGTTGTCTCAGACAGCTAATAAGATTTCGCATAGTTTGGGGTATAGCTTATATAATCCAGTTTAGATATTGTAGTATTTAACTTGAATAAGTTGCTTGGCAATTACATTAAACATAATATTAATCTTAAATAACTATATTGGAAAGGTTAAATATGATTTTCAAAATATTATAGACTAGTATTTCTCAATGTAAATTAACTAACTCTTCGAACAAATACTTACAAAAGGTATATATTACTAATATTATTTATTCATAAAAAACTGCAGGATTTTCAAATAAATTATACTTAATATAGGAGGTGATTAATTTAATAAAAAAAAGTATTTTGTTTTTGAAGTGGTTTTCAAAAAATGAAGGGGGATTTAATTAAATGAAAAGATTTTTTGTGATTGCTTTGCTAATGGTTATGGTTTTTGGTATGGTTTCTATATCTGCTGCTAAGG
This window contains:
- a CDS encoding IclR family transcriptional regulator — protein: MANEDYINQAVVNAFKILELFNENNIQYTSQEITDLLDISSSSGWRLVQTLEHIGYLRKDEDDKYFLGFKGLNFAKIILNSLDVRRVALPHLRELAEDLKLNVSLGILGKSEAIYIVRIPSPEIPDTNFHVGRRVPLHCTGLGKVLLAYQKEEVKNSIIENIEIKKLTQNTIATKDELKSNLEEVRKNGYAFDEEEFMENTSCLAMPIWNNSGEIEASISVSNRKLFRKQKMNLEENLERLSQTANKISHSLGYSLYNPV